A genomic region of Exiguobacterium oxidotolerans JCM 12280 contains the following coding sequences:
- a CDS encoding four-helix bundle copper-binding protein gives MSENHQAVLTELNACIIACNACFDACLNEEHVAHMAGCIRLDRDCADICGLLSQAIARNSSNVSVLAKACIEICRACAKECAGHDHDHCQKCAEACEACVTSCERLV, from the coding sequence ATGTCTGAAAACCATCAAGCTGTCTTAACAGAACTGAATGCCTGCATCATTGCCTGCAACGCGTGCTTCGATGCCTGTTTGAATGAGGAGCACGTCGCACACATGGCGGGCTGTATCCGACTCGATCGGGATTGTGCCGATATATGTGGTCTGCTCAGTCAAGCGATTGCTCGAAACAGCTCGAATGTATCTGTACTCGCGAAAGCCTGTATCGAAATTTGTCGTGCCTGTGCCAAAGAATGTGCCGGACATGATCATGACCATTGTCAAAAATGTGCTGAAGCGTGTGAAGCGTGTGTGACATCTTGCGAACGACTCGTTTAA
- the fabZ gene encoding 3-hydroxyacyl-ACP dehydratase FabZ, with protein MYTIEQIKEVIPHRYPFLLVDRILEVEEGKRAVGIKNVTANEEFFNGHFPDYNVMPGVLIVEALAQVGAFAVLKVEQNQGKLAFFAGIENCRFKRQVVPGDQLRLEVELTKLRGPIGKGSATATVDGEVACTAELTFAIK; from the coding sequence ATGTATACGATTGAACAGATAAAAGAAGTGATTCCGCACCGTTACCCGTTTTTACTCGTTGACCGGATTCTTGAAGTCGAGGAAGGTAAACGAGCGGTCGGCATCAAGAACGTCACGGCGAATGAAGAATTCTTCAATGGCCATTTTCCGGATTACAATGTCATGCCTGGCGTACTGATTGTCGAGGCGTTAGCACAAGTCGGTGCGTTCGCTGTACTGAAGGTGGAACAAAACCAAGGGAAACTCGCATTTTTCGCAGGTATTGAAAATTGCCGTTTCAAACGTCAAGTCGTACCCGGTGATCAGCTCCGACTGGAAGTCGAATTGACGAAACTGCGTGGACCGATCGGTAAAGGGAGTGCTACAGCTACGGTCGATGGGGAAGTCGCCTGTACTGCTGAACTAACTTTCGCGATTAAGTGA
- a CDS encoding DNA-directed RNA polymerase subunit beta, whose translation MVQNQAGTGQPTRERLKRHQKEPNQEHQENPEQKQRKRLREYSSRRVPILVRLLIVLVLVVIALVVGAMVGYATFGGGEAMDVLKLDTWTRITDFWMKA comes from the coding sequence ATGGTACAAAACCAAGCAGGAACGGGTCAACCGACACGTGAACGTCTGAAACGGCATCAAAAAGAGCCGAATCAGGAACATCAAGAAAACCCGGAGCAGAAGCAGCGTAAACGTCTTCGTGAGTATTCTTCTCGTCGAGTACCGATTCTTGTACGACTATTGATCGTATTGGTTCTCGTCGTGATTGCACTCGTCGTAGGCGCGATGGTTGGGTACGCGACGTTTGGTGGTGGCGAAGCGATGGATGTATTGAAGCTCGATACGTGGACTCGCATCACCGATTTTTGGATGAAAGCTTAG
- a CDS encoding class F sortase — MKKWLLPISIVLMLVSVGTLIFLLFGNTNDTERNITQGTADSQSAASSETKEDPLKPSEIFKKEFKTLSTNEVELPKTLTIDALDVKTNIEQVGLDKKGAMGTPKNEQQVGWYKFGPRPGDVGNAVIDGHTDTKTGPAVFYKLHELKKGDAIKIKDESGRLLVFRVKKLVEYDHLDAPLEKIFGAADTRNLNLITCIGTYDQNAGTYDNRLVVFTELDEKASDPVNTPPKPATNVRISGGFVNWYASKDDEVVTYNIYQEQEGKRKKLGSTESIERKAFPLPEDATGRFIITAVNKAGIESPEAFSVTQK, encoded by the coding sequence TTGAAAAAATGGTTATTACCGATCAGTATCGTCCTGATGCTCGTTTCAGTCGGTACACTGATTTTCTTATTATTCGGAAACACGAACGACACAGAAAGAAACATCACGCAAGGTACAGCTGATTCACAATCCGCGGCTTCTTCCGAGACGAAGGAGGATCCACTCAAACCATCCGAAATCTTTAAAAAAGAATTTAAGACCCTCTCGACCAATGAAGTCGAACTCCCGAAGACGTTGACGATCGACGCACTCGACGTCAAAACGAACATCGAACAAGTCGGTCTCGATAAAAAAGGGGCGATGGGTACACCCAAAAATGAACAACAGGTCGGATGGTATAAATTCGGACCACGACCAGGGGACGTCGGCAATGCCGTCATCGACGGACATACGGATACGAAAACCGGTCCTGCCGTCTTTTACAAGCTGCATGAACTAAAAAAAGGTGACGCCATCAAAATCAAAGATGAGTCTGGACGCCTGCTCGTCTTCCGCGTCAAGAAACTCGTCGAGTATGACCATCTCGATGCCCCACTCGAAAAAATCTTCGGTGCTGCCGACACCCGTAACTTAAACTTAATTACGTGTATCGGTACGTATGACCAAAATGCAGGGACGTACGACAACCGGCTCGTCGTGTTCACCGAGCTTGATGAGAAAGCATCCGATCCCGTCAACACACCACCAAAACCAGCAACGAATGTCCGTATCAGTGGTGGCTTCGTGAACTGGTATGCCTCAAAAGACGATGAAGTCGTGACGTATAACATCTATCAAGAACAAGAGGGAAAACGAAAAAAACTCGGTTCAACGGAATCGATTGAACGGAAAGCGTTCCCACTTCCGGAAGATGCGACAGGTCGCTTCATCATTACGGCCGTCAATAAAGCAGGCATCGAGTCACCAGAAGCATTTAGTGTCACGCAAAAATAA
- a CDS encoding YheC/YheD family protein, translating into MTRIGILRLNDKPQFRDKIACVVAASMGIEAFFFRPQDIDFDKRMIRGMHFLDDRWHNGLCEFPDVVYNHLPLTDEQKNIFLRLADEIPFTTHRIGNKNVVLKKLAADGKFKQYLIPMHRIRAGKDLVALLERYGKIIFKPANGKRGQRIYTIEQVGPDQYTFDHLLRSDTCSTGQLIDRIEEEIQRNPMIVQPFIASETIHGHSYCMRIHVAKGANGTWKLVKFFPFVSNNKQESVSHLSHGALSTTRMDATRQTPLLLVNVQKEKVLQVSGEATRLLAITVKIKNQSADSIEIAPKLGEYETDGRIVTIADQFNALSGTYQSGEERIGIVFIPTTESKIRPGRLHVFYETASGDKQLRIALNERAD; encoded by the coding sequence ATGACAAGGATCGGCATATTACGCTTGAACGATAAACCACAATTTCGTGATAAGATCGCCTGCGTCGTCGCAGCATCGATGGGGATTGAAGCGTTTTTCTTCCGGCCGCAGGATATCGACTTTGACAAGCGGATGATTCGGGGGATGCACTTTTTGGATGACCGCTGGCATAACGGCTTGTGCGAATTTCCGGATGTCGTCTATAATCACTTGCCGTTGACGGACGAGCAAAAAAACATCTTTTTACGCTTGGCCGACGAGATTCCGTTTACGACACACCGAATCGGCAACAAAAACGTCGTCTTGAAAAAACTTGCGGCTGACGGGAAGTTCAAACAGTATTTGATTCCGATGCACCGGATTCGTGCGGGGAAGGATTTGGTTGCTCTCCTGGAACGGTACGGGAAAATCATTTTCAAACCGGCTAACGGCAAGCGGGGGCAACGGATTTATACGATTGAACAGGTCGGACCGGATCAGTATACGTTTGATCACCTTTTACGAAGTGACACCTGTTCGACAGGACAATTGATTGACCGTATCGAAGAAGAGATTCAACGGAACCCGATGATCGTTCAACCGTTCATCGCCTCGGAAACCATCCATGGGCATTCCTATTGTATGCGGATCCATGTCGCAAAAGGGGCGAATGGAACGTGGAAGCTCGTCAAGTTCTTTCCTTTCGTCAGTAACAACAAGCAAGAGTCCGTCAGTCACTTGAGTCACGGTGCGCTCTCGACGACGCGGATGGACGCGACCCGTCAAACACCGCTCTTGCTTGTAAACGTTCAAAAAGAAAAAGTCTTACAGGTCAGTGGTGAGGCGACTCGCCTGCTCGCGATTACCGTCAAAATCAAAAATCAATCCGCCGATTCGATTGAGATCGCCCCGAAGCTCGGTGAATACGAAACGGATGGACGGATCGTGACGATTGCCGATCAGTTTAATGCATTAAGCGGAACGTATCAGAGTGGGGAAGAACGAATCGGAATCGTCTTCATCCCGACGACGGAATCGAAAATCAGACCGGGGCGGCTCCATGTATTTTATGAGACGGCGTCTGGGGATAAACAATTACGGATTGCTCTGAACGAAAGGGCAGACTAA
- a CDS encoding class D sortase — protein MRRHVSTLLLIIGVLLLGYVGYQKFTIDRTLSTELEKAKAVVVEAEEQKKTAEQAQAADTEAGAVPVTFEEGETLGFLTIKSLDMELPLLEGVTDKTLAKGVGHHPETAFPGQGDRIFIAGHNDTTFSKISELEPGDEVELYLADGSYRYVMRSSEIVDDEDTRILATTGTESLVISTCYPFYNIANSTERYLIFLEPIE, from the coding sequence ATGAGACGACACGTCTCGACACTCTTGCTCATCATCGGTGTTCTCTTGTTAGGGTACGTTGGCTATCAAAAATTCACGATTGATCGAACGTTATCCACCGAACTGGAAAAGGCGAAAGCCGTTGTCGTGGAGGCGGAGGAACAAAAGAAGACGGCTGAACAAGCACAGGCAGCGGACACGGAAGCGGGGGCAGTGCCGGTCACGTTTGAAGAAGGCGAGACGCTTGGTTTCTTAACCATTAAATCACTCGACATGGAATTGCCACTCCTCGAAGGGGTGACGGACAAAACGCTTGCGAAAGGCGTCGGGCATCACCCGGAAACGGCTTTTCCTGGACAGGGTGACCGGATCTTCATCGCCGGGCATAACGACACGACGTTTTCAAAAATCAGTGAGCTCGAACCGGGTGACGAGGTCGAACTCTATTTGGCGGATGGATCATACCGCTATGTCATGCGGTCGAGTGAAATCGTCGACGATGAAGATACACGCATCTTGGCAACGACAGGAACGGAGTCGCTCGTCATCTCGACCTGTTACCCGTTTTATAACATTGCGAACAGTACGGAACGCTATTTGATTTTCTTAGAACCGATTGAGTAG
- a CDS encoding adhesive domain-containing protein, with the protein MNKKTPDFRKKMNRHHRNHTKRLIKLLTASSLALSPISFTYTKTEAAEKKFQPQQQQFASSIKNSLALAPVNRVSLADVQLLTDVQVRANLTEQLDNYNFALGLTGRGLADAEILSPERVAVFNIPDLAGKMTANGNADVSVELLPITLEDLPTLKGQLDPLTTSVNGLVGTLVTQIDIILDNPLTSPLLNVDGLDELEDALAALNNLDVALSDLLDYDGQVPVTVNADGTIVVDFSDGLGQHLETAVQQVVQQALQDLVDAITNLELTGDLAPTLDFVLDPVKALLPSVNDLLDAVTNDTVNLSNELAGVQVLGPTTVDLNVLVDKPASVDGEVVVTGSVVSTTAIDAELLSDLDGQTTIVFDEEGDADADADADADADADADADADADADADADADADADADADADADADADADADADADADADADADADADADADADADADADADADADADADADADADADADADADADADADADADADADADADADADADADADADADADADADADADADADADADADADADADADADADADADADADADADADADADADADADADADADADADADADADADADADADADADADADADADADADADADADADADADADADADADADADADADADADADADADADADADADADADADKDNDHDTVVPVPVINKPMPPKHPGVVTKPTVPTHTTVVPKNRPILSTPISKPVTRTAASKLPNTSENLFLVSMMGMLAVVTGLFAKLFRRRPQQ; encoded by the coding sequence ATGAACAAGAAAACGCCTGATTTCCGAAAGAAGATGAACCGACACCACAGAAACCACACCAAGCGCTTGATCAAACTACTCACAGCTTCCTCACTGGCATTATCCCCAATTTCATTTACTTACACCAAGACAGAAGCAGCTGAAAAAAAGTTTCAGCCGCAACAGCAGCAATTTGCCTCATCGATTAAAAATTCATTAGCACTTGCTCCAGTAAATCGAGTGAGTCTAGCGGATGTACAATTATTGACAGATGTACAAGTCCGAGCGAATTTAACAGAACAATTAGATAATTATAATTTTGCTCTTGGTTTAACGGGCCGAGGACTGGCCGATGCAGAAATTTTGTCGCCAGAACGTGTCGCCGTCTTTAATATTCCGGATCTCGCGGGCAAAATGACGGCGAACGGCAATGCTGACGTGAGCGTAGAACTATTGCCAATCACACTGGAAGACTTGCCGACGCTCAAAGGTCAACTTGATCCATTAACAACGAGTGTCAATGGCCTTGTCGGAACCTTGGTTACTCAAATTGACATAATTTTAGATAACCCGCTGACAAGCCCGCTTTTAAATGTTGATGGACTAGATGAACTAGAAGACGCGTTGGCTGCACTCAATAATTTGGACGTAGCGTTGTCTGATTTGCTTGATTACGATGGGCAGGTCCCGGTGACAGTCAATGCTGATGGCACGATCGTTGTTGATTTCAGTGATGGACTAGGACAACATCTTGAAACGGCAGTTCAGCAAGTAGTACAACAAGCACTACAAGACTTAGTGGATGCGATTACGAACCTTGAGTTAACAGGAGATTTAGCGCCGACACTTGATTTTGTGTTGGATCCAGTAAAAGCACTTTTACCATCCGTCAATGACTTGTTAGATGCAGTCACGAACGATACGGTCAACTTATCAAATGAATTAGCTGGCGTTCAGGTTCTTGGACCGACGACGGTCGACTTAAATGTGCTCGTCGATAAGCCGGCCAGTGTTGATGGTGAAGTCGTCGTTACGGGATCAGTCGTCAGTACTACAGCCATTGATGCTGAGTTATTAAGTGATTTAGATGGTCAAACGACGATTGTGTTTGATGAAGAAGGCGACGCCGATGCGGATGCTGACGCGGATGCTGACGCGGATGCTGACGCGGATGCTGACGCCGATGCGGATGCGGATGCGGATGCGGATGCGGATGCTGACGCCGATGCGGACGCTGACGCCGATGCGGATGCTGATGCTGACGCGGATGCTGACGCGGATGCTGATGCGGATGCTGATGCCGACGCGGATGCCGATGCGGACGCTGACGCCGATGCTGACGCCGACGCTGACGCTGACGCGGATGCGGATGCTGACGCCGATGCCGATGCCGACGCCGATGCGGACGCCGATGCCGATGCTGACGCGGATGCCGACGCCGATGCTGACGCTGACGCCGATGCGGATGCGGATGCCGACGCCGACGCGGATGCGGATGCGGATGCGGATGCGGATGCTGATGCCGACGCCGATGCGGATGCTGACGCTGATGCCGATGCGGATGCTGACGCGGATGCCGATGCGGATGCGGATGCCGATGCTGACGCTGACGCTGACGCTGACGCTGACGCGGATGCGGATGCCGACGCTGATGCGGATGCCGATGCGGACGCCGATGCGGATGCCGATGCTGACGCCGATGCGGATGCGGATGCCGATGCCGACGCGGATGCTGACGCTGACGCGGATGCTGACGCTGACGCGGATGCTGACGCGGATGCTGACGCTGATGCCGACGCTGATGCTGATGCCGACGCTGACGCGGATGCTGACGCTGACGCTGATGCTGATGCTGACGCCGATGCTGATGCTGACGCTGACGCCGATGCTGATGCCGACGCTGATGCGGATGCGGATGCCGACGCTGATGCGGATGCCGACGCGGATGCCGATGCGGACGCTGATGCCGACAAGGATAACGATCATGACACAGTCGTTCCGGTTCCAGTCATCAATAAACCGATGCCGCCTAAGCATCCAGGTGTTGTGACGAAGCCGACCGTTCCGACACATACGACAGTTGTTCCGAAAAACCGACCGATTCTATCGACACCGATCAGTAAACCGGTCACTCGAACCGCAGCAAGTAAGCTTCCGAACACGTCAGAAAATCTTTTCCTTGTTTCAATGATGGGTATGTTGGCGGTAGTAACCGGATTGTTTGCAAAACTATTCCGTCGCCGTCCCCAGCAATAA
- a CDS encoding winged helix-turn-helix transcriptional regulator, translated as MDQRQTEEQADLLALQKFQHNFENSLKSSVIYILRDGALTIGEIEQRIDQSHGQILEQLQELIEDGLVIQQMSEKVDGLAYFLTAPAEDLVRQFKESIKWSKQHITF; from the coding sequence ATGGATCAACGTCAAACAGAAGAACAAGCCGATTTATTAGCCCTGCAAAAGTTTCAGCATAATTTCGAGAACAGCTTAAAGTCGAGCGTCATCTACATTTTACGGGATGGGGCGCTGACGATTGGTGAGATTGAACAGCGAATCGATCAGTCACACGGTCAGATTTTAGAGCAACTTCAAGAGTTGATTGAAGATGGACTTGTCATTCAGCAAATGTCAGAAAAAGTCGATGGACTAGCGTACTTTTTGACCGCACCAGCCGAAGATCTCGTTCGACAGTTTAAAGAGTCGATCAAGTGGAGTAAACAACACATTACCTTCTAA
- a CDS encoding AI-2E family transporter has translation MQKMFENKWYRGAWWVMTLLVIVWVGNHVTFLFRPLAILGQMVVPPLAIAGILYYVLLPLVEMLEKKMSRRPAVMVVLFGLIGIMTTLGFIFGPSLSKQISEFVNSIPNLATEFQRQLVEVRSQLENSSIFSRFVGGPDDLFDKFSTNLSEYASSFLKNVGAGVGGFVSLITTTVITIIIIPIMLIYMLLDGHKLKGNLVNMMPFEFHKETKKILEDVHETIMSYIRGQVIVSIGVGVIAYIGYLFIGIDYAILLAMFATLTNIIPFLGPVIGVIPALIVGFIQDPILAVYAIIVMTVAQQIDSHIMSPLVQGRTLDVHPLTIIIVLLVAGNIAGFFGVLLGVPFYAVMKVIILNLQRLYHLRTQKKMVITDEEKTFDTIITKKE, from the coding sequence ATGCAAAAAATGTTTGAAAACAAGTGGTATCGTGGCGCCTGGTGGGTCATGACGCTACTCGTCATCGTCTGGGTCGGCAATCACGTGACCTTTTTATTTCGTCCACTCGCCATACTCGGGCAAATGGTCGTCCCGCCGCTTGCAATCGCGGGGATTCTCTATTACGTCCTTTTGCCGCTCGTCGAGATGCTTGAGAAAAAGATGAGTCGGCGTCCGGCCGTGATGGTCGTCTTGTTCGGATTGATTGGAATCATGACGACACTTGGATTTATCTTCGGTCCATCCTTATCGAAACAAATCAGTGAGTTCGTCAATTCGATCCCGAACCTCGCGACGGAATTTCAGCGCCAACTCGTCGAAGTTCGGAGTCAGCTTGAAAACAGCAGCATCTTTTCTCGCTTCGTCGGGGGACCGGACGACTTGTTCGATAAATTCTCGACGAATCTCTCCGAGTATGCGTCATCGTTCTTAAAAAATGTCGGAGCAGGGGTCGGTGGGTTCGTCAGCTTAATCACGACGACCGTCATCACGATCATCATCATTCCGATCATGTTGATTTATATGTTGTTAGACGGTCATAAGCTAAAAGGCAATTTGGTTAACATGATGCCGTTTGAATTTCATAAAGAAACGAAAAAAATCTTGGAAGATGTCCATGAAACGATCATGAGCTATATCCGGGGGCAGGTCATCGTCAGTATCGGTGTTGGTGTCATCGCCTACATCGGATATCTCTTCATCGGCATCGACTATGCGATTTTGTTAGCGATGTTCGCGACATTGACGAACATCATTCCGTTTCTCGGACCAGTCATCGGAGTCATTCCCGCTTTGATTGTCGGTTTTATCCAGGATCCGATTCTTGCAGTCTACGCCATCATTGTCATGACGGTCGCGCAACAAATCGATTCGCACATCATGTCACCGCTCGTTCAAGGAAGAACGCTTGATGTTCACCCGTTGACGATCATCATCGTCCTGCTTGTCGCAGGGAACATCGCCGGCTTCTTCGGCGTCTTACTCGGCGTTCCGTTTTATGCCGTCATGAAAGTCATCATTCTTAACTTGCAACGTCTCTACCATCTCCGGACACAAAAGAAGATGGTCATCACGGATGAGGAAAAGACGTTCGATACCATCATCACAAAAAAAGAATGA
- a CDS encoding HAMP domain-containing sensor histidine kinase: MKWINQKIGRQLMFAFYAVFIALSITSAIVYTYTEQKISQTDATFDDLRERRTNANALAYEWSAAQSNVKSYLLFGTPEMLNAVKTNQDEINRLTTWFEQNAIYTQGDQYATATRNLYDDYFGTAVPLLRQYVEQKQKGSVDEQFVDPKTLASLSNGSELFNSDGTLKGSNSQIDGEADTAGIEALLTNYLNLIQTEEDEAKASLLNEMRIAQFIWLSNLLVLVIILVLLVRPFINRVTKQINSLSRDSAHLASGEDVKELPLPKRRDELHTLTASFNQMAASIADNKVHMLAKNEELQAQQEELVAQQEELQAQQEELEEALEITLQSEQHLKYRNELTETLASRETLTAYPEIIEKLVSITHSEIGALLFLDQHDVRSTIEYGMTPDMVEQLIHEDQSLFHRARVLKRPVHSSKQVAHESPLPYPYYMYEVAVPILDPNEEKIIACIYLVRYRDAFTPEQMGDILSFSHQLSLSLMRMGIYEKMIHEKNKTGQLLNSIREAVVYIEHESDELLVNEPLMKLFPEIQTEHQDESNLSSFRQAMSALSSIIDEAEPFEQYIEQIVEQNLPKDSLVVSIRARSAYIQIYAEKIQINNVWVGTMLVLRDVTKETESDRMKEEFVSTVSHELRTPLSSIYGFTELMLNKSFEEERQLKYLQTIHSETGRLTTLVNDFLDVQRMESSEQRYQMSTFDIVELANDVTDFYGASHTTHTLAFAGNGPIMIDADSEKIKQLLNNLLSNAIKYSPDGGTVSIEVQHQDGFAEIKIHDEGMGIPQEAMSKLFDKFYRVDNSETRKIGGTGLGLSICKEIVKHHNGTIDVESTVGVGSTFTIRFPVAVISTILTYETE; encoded by the coding sequence GTGAAATGGATTAATCAAAAGATTGGTCGCCAATTGATGTTTGCTTTTTACGCGGTCTTTATCGCACTCAGCATCACATCCGCTATCGTCTATACGTATACTGAACAAAAAATCAGTCAAACCGATGCGACATTCGATGACTTACGTGAACGAAGAACGAATGCGAACGCGTTGGCATACGAATGGTCCGCTGCACAGAGCAATGTAAAATCATACCTCTTGTTCGGAACCCCTGAAATGCTCAATGCTGTCAAAACAAACCAAGATGAAATTAACCGCTTGACGACCTGGTTCGAGCAAAACGCCATCTATACACAAGGCGATCAATATGCAACTGCGACGAGAAACTTATATGACGATTATTTCGGTACTGCCGTCCCACTGTTACGTCAATATGTGGAACAAAAACAGAAAGGCTCGGTCGACGAACAGTTCGTTGATCCGAAAACGCTCGCTTCGCTTTCGAACGGGAGCGAATTATTCAATTCTGACGGGACGTTGAAAGGCTCAAACAGTCAAATTGACGGTGAAGCCGATACGGCTGGTATCGAAGCCTTGCTGACAAACTATTTAAACCTCATTCAGACTGAAGAAGATGAAGCAAAGGCCAGCCTGCTCAATGAAATGCGCATCGCCCAGTTCATTTGGCTGTCAAACCTGCTTGTCCTCGTCATCATTCTTGTCTTACTCGTCCGCCCGTTCATCAACCGGGTGACGAAACAAATTAATTCGTTGTCTCGGGACAGTGCACATCTCGCAAGTGGTGAAGACGTCAAAGAACTTCCCTTACCGAAACGACGCGATGAATTACACACATTAACCGCGTCCTTCAATCAAATGGCAGCATCGATTGCGGATAATAAAGTCCATATGCTGGCGAAGAATGAAGAGTTGCAAGCCCAACAAGAGGAACTCGTTGCGCAGCAAGAAGAGCTACAGGCGCAACAGGAAGAACTCGAAGAAGCACTCGAAATCACGCTGCAAAGCGAACAACATCTAAAATACCGTAATGAATTGACGGAGACGCTTGCGTCCCGCGAAACATTGACGGCGTATCCGGAAATCATCGAGAAGCTCGTCTCAATCACCCACTCGGAAATCGGAGCCTTGCTGTTCCTCGATCAACACGATGTCCGCTCGACGATTGAATACGGGATGACCCCTGATATGGTCGAACAATTGATCCACGAAGATCAATCGTTGTTCCATCGGGCGCGTGTCTTGAAACGTCCGGTGCATTCGTCTAAACAGGTCGCACACGAAAGCCCGCTTCCGTATCCGTACTACATGTATGAAGTCGCCGTGCCGATTCTTGACCCGAACGAAGAAAAAATTATCGCCTGCATCTATCTCGTCCGGTACCGTGACGCCTTCACGCCGGAGCAGATGGGCGACATCCTTTCCTTCTCGCACCAGCTCTCACTTTCGTTGATGCGGATGGGGATTTACGAAAAAATGATTCATGAAAAGAACAAAACCGGACAACTGTTGAACTCGATTCGGGAAGCCGTCGTCTACATCGAACATGAATCAGATGAATTGCTCGTCAACGAACCGTTGATGAAGTTGTTCCCGGAAATTCAGACGGAACATCAGGATGAAAGTAATCTCTCCTCGTTCCGTCAAGCAATGTCCGCCTTGTCTTCCATCATCGATGAAGCAGAACCGTTCGAACAATACATCGAACAGATCGTCGAGCAGAACTTGCCGAAGGATAGTCTCGTCGTCTCGATTCGCGCGCGCAGTGCCTATATCCAAATTTATGCCGAGAAGATTCAAATCAATAACGTTTGGGTCGGAACGATGCTCGTCTTACGGGATGTCACGAAAGAAACGGAGTCGGACCGGATGAAAGAAGAGTTCGTCTCGACCGTCTCGCACGAACTTCGGACACCCCTCTCGTCCATCTACGGTTTCACGGAGTTGATGCTCAACAAATCGTTCGAAGAAGAGCGTCAGCTAAAGTACTTGCAGACGATTCACTCGGAAACAGGTCGCCTGACGACCCTCGTCAACGATTTCCTCGACGTCCAGCGGATGGAATCGAGTGAGCAACGTTATCAGATGTCGACGTTCGACATCGTCGAACTCGCAAATGACGTGACCGACTTCTATGGTGCCTCGCATACGACACACACGTTAGCGTTCGCAGGCAACGGACCAATCATGATTGACGCCGATAGCGAAAAGATTAAACAGCTCTTAAACAACCTACTCAGTAACGCCATCAAGTATTCTCCTGACGGCGGAACGGTTTCAATCGAAGTCCAGCACCAGGATGGTTTCGCTGAAATCAAGATTCACGACGAAGGAATGGGCATCCCGCAAGAAGCGATGTCGAAGTTGTTCGATAAGTTTTACCGGGTCGACAACTCAGAGACACGCAAAATCGGTGGAACGGGTCTCGGTCTATCGATTTGTAAAGAAATCGTCAAACACCATAACGGAACGATTGATGTTGAATCGACCGTCGGTGTCGGCTCGACCTTTACGATTCGTTTTCCGGTCGCTGTCATTTCCACCATCTTGACGTACGAAACTGAATGA